A genomic segment from Glycine soja cultivar W05 chromosome 20, ASM419377v2, whole genome shotgun sequence encodes:
- the LOC114403105 gene encoding uncharacterized protein LOC114403105, with the protein MAAKKAWRIIPRPLLETILNNHVQHHRVPQLLLLHGPRGVGKTTLINQRLLPEWNKGPHITGYVDFAESIKAHHGPWASWSTCPLPVLSECRKTLEQCLESMAEKGVRAGTITSQQIFATLNKWHGLTTALRRVLQGKSRVPDRASPLVLWDRAVFAMSGQCTASEVRRIWGLGEKEKNDFSSEEASYLKESVAALKLAKKVIAVQQGWRANAIAHMNRIGTFSRTLTHSCTDWPCLLLELLSQAAEIDHFQPKLVINNIEVLKHAAENDESSVSGPLYHDSLVWRIMALGADKLCLPVILVTSDSYYSYEAFLEFGYMEIFISRETFGWTPQEAKMHLVTDYFSHSEWKVIAEVLGPNPRHLFELYALKQSNYYQKPTEDKASTFVDIVDAYIAYLQITVVNPALDEALEILQKFAVDVYNGKVSEDRLRFGAPWRHPPQIDDPKLRMEWAKLQLMDFVQSLANTEFGVNYRIDYSEEIFDDPSTFALLQVGLLYAQRDPPFLRPISKGIQRCLVRWLAQQWMQLNFHNWIHFVWHRMIRGRYYRHLMVQRA; encoded by the exons ATGGCAGCAAAGAAAGCATGGAGAATCATTCCGAGACCCCTCCTAGAAACCATCCTCAACAACCACGTGCAGCACCACCGCGTCCCTCAACTCCTCCTTCTTCACGGCCCCAGAGGCGTTGGCAAAACCACCCTCATTAACCAAC GTTTACTCCCAGAATGGAACAAAGGCCCTCACATCACCGGTTATGTCGACTTTGCCGAATCCATCAAAGCCCATCACGGCCCGTGGGCCTCGTGGTCCACCTGCCCTTTGCCGGTCCTCTCCGAATGCCGCAAAACCCTTGAGCAATGCCTGGAGTCCATGGCCGAGAAGGGCGTCCGTGCAGGCACCATCACCTCCCAACAAATATTCGCTACCCTCAACAAATGGCACGGCCTGACCACCGCCCTCCGCCGTGTGCTGCAGGGCAAGTCCCGTGTTCCGGACCGGGCTTCCCCGTTGGTGTTATGGGACCGCGCTGTGTTCGCCATGTCTGGTCAATGCACTGCTTCTGAGGTTCGCCGGATATGGGGACTTGGGGAGAAGGAGAAGAATGACTTTTCCTCTGAGGAGGCTTCTTACTTGAAGGAGTCGGTTGCAGCACTGAAACTTGCAAAGAAGGTAATCGCAGTTCAGCAAGGATGGAGGGCCAATGCCATTGCTCACATGAATCGGATTGGCACGTTCTCGAGGACTTTAACACATTCTTGTACTGATTGGCCTTGCTTGTTGCTGGAGTTGTTGTCACAAGCTGCTGAAATTGATCATTTTCAG CCAAAGCTGGTCATTAACAACATTGAAGTTCTTAAGCATGCCGCTGAAAATGATGAGTCTTCAGTCAGTGGACCCCTGTATCATGATAGTCTGGTATGGAGAATAATGGCTTTGGGTGCAGATAAGCTTTGTCTACCTGTTATCTTGGTGACATCTGATAG TTACTATTCATATGAAGCTTTCTTGGAGTTTGGATATATGGAGATATTTATCTCACGTGAG ACATTTGGATGGACTCCACAAGAAGCCAAAATGCATTTGGTCACTGACTATTTTAGTCATTCAGAA TGGAAAGTGATTGCTGAGGTACTTGGGCCAAACCCTCGACATCTATTTGAACTTTATGCACTTAAACAAAGCAATTATTACCAGaa ACCAACAGAAGACAAGGCTAGTACTTTTGTGGACATCGTAGATGCATATATAGCATACTTGCAA ATTACTGTTGTGAACCCTGCTTTGGATGAAGCATTGGAGATCTTGCAAAAATTTGCAGTTGATGTATACAATGGAAAGGTTTCAGAAGACAGATTACGTTTTGGTGCACCATGGAGGCATCCGCCACAAATTGACGACCCTAAGTTGCGCATGGAATGGGCAAAACTTCAGTTAATGGATTTTGTTCAGTCTTTGGCCAATACAGAATTTGGG GTCAATTACCGAATTGATTATAGTGAAGAAATCTTTGATGATCCATCCACTTTTGCATTGTTACAG GTGGGTTTGCTTTATGCTCAACGGGATCCACCATTCCTTCGTCCCATATCTAAGGGGATACAGAGGTGTCTAGTGAGATG GCTTGCACAGCAGTGGATGCAGCTGAATTTTCACAACTGGATTCATTTTGTGTGGCACAGAATGATACGCGGACGCTATTATCGCCATTTGATGGTACAAAGAGCATGA